Proteins encoded together in one Cyanobium sp. WAJ14-Wanaka window:
- a CDS encoding A24 family peptidase, producing MNDPALNTPLLPLVAAVLGACFGSFLNVVAWRLPRQESIVLPPSHCPHCGTRLRWWQNIPLLGWLLLRGHCGYCAAPISLRYPLVELLSAGLWVAISQSQPVVMGPQAPALALMLAGWLLVSWLIPLVLIDLDHLWLPEPLCRFGLLLGLLTTAGLGWSQGGAVGARLLSHHLLAAGLGLVGFELVSRGAQRLLGKPALGLGDAKLAALLGAWLGLAGLGATVLLAVFGGALVGGLARISGKLGPKEPFPFGPFLAAGGIVVWIGGPQFWLGLWGMVG from the coding sequence ATGAATGATCCGGCCCTAAACACCCCACTGCTGCCATTGGTGGCCGCCGTTTTAGGGGCCTGCTTTGGCAGCTTTCTGAACGTGGTGGCCTGGCGCCTACCCCGCCAGGAATCAATCGTGCTGCCCCCCAGCCATTGCCCCCATTGCGGCACCAGGTTGCGCTGGTGGCAAAACATTCCCCTGCTGGGCTGGCTGCTACTGCGGGGCCACTGCGGCTATTGCGCCGCCCCCATTTCCCTGCGCTATCCCCTGGTCGAGCTGCTGAGCGCCGGCCTCTGGGTGGCCATCAGCCAATCCCAGCCGGTGGTTATGGGGCCCCAAGCACCAGCCCTGGCCCTGATGCTGGCCGGATGGCTACTGGTGAGCTGGCTGATTCCCCTGGTCTTGATCGACCTCGATCACCTGTGGCTGCCGGAACCCCTCTGCCGTTTTGGCCTACTGCTGGGACTGCTGACCACGGCGGGCCTGGGCTGGAGCCAGGGCGGTGCAGTGGGCGCTCGGTTACTGAGCCATCACCTCTTGGCGGCGGGCCTCGGCCTGGTGGGTTTTGAGCTGGTGAGTCGGGGGGCTCAGCGCCTTCTGGGCAAACCAGCCCTGGGTCTGGGTGATGCCAAATTGGCCGCCCTTCTGGGGGCCTGGCTGGGCCTGGCTGGCCTTGGGGCCACAGTGCTCCTGGCGGTTTTTGGCGGTGCCTTGGTGGGGGGTCTGGCCCGAATCAGCGGCAAACTCGGCCCCAAGGAACCCTTTCCCTTTGGCCCTTTCCTGGCCGCAGGGGGAATAGTTGTCTGGATAGGCGGCCCGCAGTTTTGGCTCGGCCTATGGGGGATGGTGGGCTAG
- a CDS encoding phosphoribulokinase has protein sequence MSKRHPVVSVTGSSGAGTSTVKRAFEQIFKREGITPAVVEGDSYHRYERGPMKEAMASALAKGENFSHFGPEANLFDKLGELFRVYGETGSGQKRYYLHSLEEAAEHNARLSTNLEPGQFTPWEEIPSGSDLLFYEGLHGGVRGDGYDVAAMADLLVGVVPVVNLEWIQKIARDNQERGYSAEATVDTILRRMPDYINHICPQFSLTDINFQRVSTVDTSNPFMIRNIPSPDESFVIVHFRKGAREKWGIDFTYLLDMIHDSFMSSPTSIVVDGGKMGFAMELILTPVIHRMIEEKKKLS, from the coding sequence ATGTCGAAGCGTCATCCGGTTGTTTCTGTCACCGGTTCCTCTGGCGCAGGGACCAGCACCGTCAAACGCGCTTTTGAGCAGATTTTTAAACGCGAAGGCATCACCCCTGCGGTGGTGGAGGGCGACAGCTACCACCGCTACGAAAGGGGCCCGATGAAGGAGGCCATGGCCTCAGCCCTTGCTAAGGGTGAAAACTTCTCCCACTTCGGCCCAGAAGCAAACCTGTTCGACAAGCTCGGAGAACTCTTCCGGGTCTACGGCGAAACCGGCAGCGGCCAAAAGCGCTACTACCTCCACTCCCTAGAGGAGGCCGCTGAGCACAATGCCCGCCTCAGCACCAACCTGGAGCCCGGCCAGTTCACCCCCTGGGAGGAAATCCCCTCCGGCTCCGACCTGCTCTTCTACGAAGGTCTCCACGGCGGCGTGAGGGGAGATGGCTACGACGTGGCCGCCATGGCCGACCTGCTGGTCGGTGTGGTGCCCGTGGTCAACCTCGAATGGATCCAGAAGATCGCCCGCGACAACCAGGAGCGCGGCTACTCCGCCGAGGCCACGGTCGATACGATCCTGCGCCGCATGCCGGATTACATCAACCACATCTGCCCGCAGTTCAGTCTCACCGACATCAACTTCCAGCGGGTGTCAACGGTGGACACCTCCAACCCCTTCATGATCAGGAACATTCCGAGCCCGGATGAATCCTTCGTGATCGTGCATTTCCGCAAAGGGGCCAGGGAAAAGTGGGGTATCGACTTCACCTACCTGCTCGACATGATCCACGATTCCTTCATGTCTAGCCCCACATCGATCGTGGTAGATGGCGGCAAGATGGGCTTTGCCATGGAACTGATCCTCACTCCCGTCATTCACAGGATGATTGAAGAGAAGAAGAAACTTTCCTAG
- the leuB gene encoding 3-isopropylmalate dehydrogenase: MTSRFRITLLPGDGIGPEITAVTRQLLDAVSSSHGFELVYNEQPMGGAAIDATGEPLPESTLAACSESDAVLLAAIGSPQYDSLPREKRPETGLLALRSGLGLFANLRPVKIIPSLVDASTLKREVIEGVDLMVVRELTGGVYFGTPKGRIEADGHVRAFNTMAYSDYEIDRIAKVAFELAVVRSGRLCSVDKANVLDVSQLWRDQVEALHSNSYPAVELSHMYVDNAAMQLVRAPKQFDVLLTSNLFGDILSDEAAMLTGSIGMLPSASLGSGGPGLFEPIHGSAPDIAGQDKANPMAMVLSAAMMLRVGLQQEAAATALETAVERVLAAGYRTGDLMAAGCTQLGCTAMGEQLLAALAG, from the coding sequence ATGACCAGCCGCTTCCGGATCACCCTGCTCCCCGGCGATGGGATCGGCCCAGAAATCACGGCCGTAACCCGCCAGCTCCTCGATGCGGTGAGCAGCAGCCATGGCTTTGAGCTCGTCTACAACGAGCAACCGATGGGGGGCGCCGCAATCGATGCCACCGGCGAGCCCCTACCCGAAAGCACCCTCGCGGCCTGCAGCGAATCCGATGCGGTGCTTTTGGCCGCCATTGGCAGCCCCCAATACGACAGCCTGCCCCGCGAGAAGCGCCCCGAAACTGGCCTTTTGGCCCTCCGCTCTGGGCTGGGGCTGTTTGCCAACCTCAGGCCCGTAAAAATCATTCCCTCCCTGGTCGATGCCAGCACCCTCAAACGGGAGGTGATTGAGGGGGTCGACTTGATGGTGGTGCGCGAGCTCACCGGCGGTGTCTACTTCGGCACCCCAAAGGGTCGAATCGAGGCCGATGGCCACGTGCGGGCGTTTAACACGATGGCCTACTCCGACTACGAAATCGACCGGATTGCCAAGGTGGCCTTCGAGCTGGCCGTGGTACGCAGCGGCAGGCTCTGTTCCGTCGACAAGGCCAACGTGCTGGATGTGAGCCAGCTCTGGCGCGACCAGGTGGAGGCCCTCCACAGCAACTCCTACCCCGCCGTGGAGCTCAGCCACATGTATGTCGACAACGCAGCCATGCAGCTGGTGCGGGCCCCCAAGCAGTTCGACGTGCTGCTCACTAGCAACCTCTTCGGCGACATCCTCAGCGACGAGGCCGCCATGCTCACCGGCTCGATCGGCATGCTGCCATCGGCCTCCCTGGGCAGCGGCGGGCCTGGCCTGTTTGAACCGATCCATGGCTCCGCCCCCGACATTGCCGGCCAGGACAAGGCCAACCCGATGGCGATGGTGCTCAGCGCCGCCATGATGCTGCGGGTCGGCCTGCAGCAAGAGGCCGCTGCCACGGCCCTAGAAACAGCAGTCGAACGGGTGCTGGCCGCTGGCTATCGCACGGGCGATTTGATGGCAGCGGGCTGCACCCAGCTGGGCTGCACGGCCATGGGCGAGCAGTTGCTGGCGGCCCTGGCGGGGTAG
- the lpxD gene encoding UDP-3-O-(3-hydroxymyristoyl)glucosamine N-acyltransferase — translation MRFSDLLAHLGEVGDASPRDLGSDPELVGAQALDQAVAGQLGFLERGNALAAALEGTKAGAVLLPLDPELQSQASAQGLAWVALKDPRLGFAEALDALYPRQPKAPGIDATAVVAASALVSPTAHIGARVVIGEHCQIAEGCILHPGAILYEDVQLGPACEIHSGAVLHPGSRLAAQCVVHSNAVIGSEGFGFVPTAQGWRKMPQTGLVVLEEAVEVGCGTTIDRPSVGETRIGAGSKIDNLVQIGHGVVTGRGCALASQVGIAGGAKLGNGVILAGQVGVANRAVIGDRAIASSKSGIHGEVAPGEVVSGYPAIPNRLWLRCSATFNKLPEMAKSLRQLQARQG, via the coding sequence ATGCGCTTCAGCGACCTGCTCGCTCACCTCGGCGAGGTGGGTGATGCCAGCCCCAGGGATTTGGGGAGCGATCCCGAGCTGGTGGGAGCCCAGGCCCTAGATCAGGCGGTTGCCGGTCAACTCGGTTTTCTGGAGCGGGGCAATGCCCTAGCGGCAGCCCTGGAGGGCACCAAGGCTGGGGCCGTGCTGCTGCCCCTAGACCCAGAGCTTCAAAGCCAGGCCAGCGCCCAGGGCCTGGCCTGGGTGGCCCTCAAGGATCCCCGCCTGGGCTTTGCAGAAGCACTTGATGCCCTATATCCGCGCCAGCCCAAGGCCCCTGGGATCGATGCCACCGCTGTCGTGGCGGCCAGCGCCCTGGTTTCCCCCACGGCCCACATCGGTGCCCGGGTGGTAATCGGCGAGCACTGCCAGATCGCTGAGGGCTGCATCCTCCACCCCGGCGCGATCCTTTACGAAGACGTGCAGCTGGGCCCAGCCTGCGAGATCCACTCCGGCGCCGTACTCCATCCCGGCAGCCGCCTGGCGGCCCAGTGCGTGGTGCATTCCAATGCAGTAATTGGCAGCGAGGGATTTGGTTTTGTGCCCACGGCCCAGGGTTGGCGAAAAATGCCCCAGACCGGCCTGGTGGTTCTAGAAGAGGCCGTTGAGGTGGGCTGCGGCACCACGATCGACAGACCTTCAGTGGGGGAAACCCGAATCGGCGCCGGCAGCAAGATCGACAACCTGGTGCAAATCGGCCATGGGGTGGTCACTGGCAGGGGCTGCGCCCTGGCCTCCCAGGTGGGGATTGCCGGGGGCGCCAAGTTGGGAAATGGCGTGATCCTGGCCGGCCAGGTGGGTGTGGCCAACCGGGCCGTGATCGGCGATCGGGCGATCGCCTCCTCAAAATCCGGCATCCACGGCGAAGTCGCCCCCGGCGAAGTGGTCAGCGGTTACCCCGCCATCCCCAACCGCCTCTGGCTGCGCTGTTCAGCCACCTTCAACAAACTCCCCGAGATGGCCAAGAGCCTGCGCCAGCTCCAGGCACGCCAGGGCTGA
- the proB gene encoding glutamate 5-kinase: MRTGSRGRRRVIKVGTSLLRGQSKRSTAEVVAELAATMAQQQAQGDSLALVTSGAVGLGCIALQMAKRPTELVALQAAAAVGQGRLMAMYQEAFGRDGLAVAQVLLTRGDLASRRRYQNACRTLEQLLSWGVLPVINENDTLASDELRFGDNDTLSALVAVAIGADELILLTDVDGLYSGDPRSDANAKPIHEVLNLRELEQYGQGATGGGQWGTGGMTTKIAAARIATSSGIRVHLVDGRDPAVLKALFAGERLGTVFQPSATPLPDRKGWLAHALMPQGTLQLDPGAETAVLKKGASLLAVGVIGVEGQFGRSDAVRLISADGRELGRGLSALDSEELRQCMGRAGIEVVHRDQLVISPR, from the coding sequence ATGCGGACGGGCTCCAGGGGCCGGCGCCGGGTAATCAAAGTGGGCACCAGCCTGCTGCGGGGCCAGAGCAAACGCAGCACCGCCGAGGTGGTCGCTGAACTGGCGGCCACGATGGCCCAGCAACAGGCCCAGGGAGACAGCCTGGCCCTGGTGACCAGTGGGGCCGTGGGCCTCGGTTGCATTGCCCTGCAGATGGCCAAGCGCCCCACGGAGTTGGTAGCGCTCCAGGCGGCGGCGGCCGTGGGCCAGGGCCGCCTGATGGCCATGTATCAGGAAGCCTTTGGCCGCGATGGCCTGGCCGTGGCCCAAGTGCTGCTCACCAGGGGCGATCTGGCCTCCCGCCGGCGCTACCAAAACGCCTGTCGAACGCTTGAGCAGCTGCTCAGCTGGGGGGTGCTGCCGGTAATCAATGAAAACGACACCCTGGCCAGCGACGAATTGCGCTTCGGCGACAACGACACCCTCTCTGCCCTGGTGGCTGTCGCCATCGGCGCCGATGAATTGATCCTGCTCACCGACGTTGACGGGCTCTACTCCGGCGATCCCCGTAGCGATGCCAATGCAAAACCAATCCATGAGGTGCTCAACCTCAGGGAGCTTGAGCAATACGGCCAAGGGGCCACCGGTGGGGGCCAATGGGGCACGGGGGGCATGACCACCAAAATTGCCGCCGCCCGCATCGCCACCTCCAGCGGCATCCGGGTGCACCTGGTCGATGGTCGCGATCCAGCCGTTCTCAAGGCCCTCTTTGCCGGCGAACGGCTAGGCACCGTCTTCCAGCCATCGGCGACGCCCCTGCCAGATCGCAAGGGCTGGCTGGCCCACGCCCTGATGCCCCAGGGGACCCTCCAGCTGGATCCGGGCGCGGAAACTGCGGTTTTAAAGAAAGGGGCCTCCTTGTTGGCGGTGGGAGTGATTGGGGTAGAGGGCCAATTCGGCAGAAGTGATGCCGTGCGCCTGATCAGCGCCGACGGACGGGAATTGGGTCGGGGGCTCAGCGCCCTAGACAGCGAAGAGCTGCGCCAATGCATGGGCAGGGCAGGCATTGAGGTGGTTCACCGCGACCAGTTGGTGATCAGCCCCCGGTAG
- a CDS encoding YqeG family HAD IIIA-type phosphatase, with protein MLRELLRPNWLMECTLAELPIEALQERGIKALVLDVDRTLLPRHHGVVPASAQRWLAEAKQHFPIHLLSNNPSRQRIGSVAQLLDLPFTTSAGKPRRTALRRVLAQLQIPASQVALVGDRLFTDVIAGNRLGLFTVLVKPIDPEGRPCQRDRLQRFELRMAALIGTGLG; from the coding sequence ATGCTGCGGGAGCTGCTGCGGCCCAACTGGTTGATGGAGTGCACCCTGGCGGAATTGCCGATTGAGGCCCTCCAGGAGCGGGGCATCAAAGCCCTGGTGCTGGATGTCGATCGCACCCTCCTGCCCAGGCACCACGGTGTGGTGCCAGCCAGCGCCCAGCGCTGGCTGGCAGAGGCCAAGCAGCATTTCCCGATCCACCTGCTCAGCAACAACCCATCGCGTCAGCGAATTGGTTCAGTGGCCCAGCTGCTGGATCTGCCCTTCACCACCAGTGCCGGCAAGCCACGGCGCACCGCCCTACGCAGGGTGCTCGCCCAGCTGCAAATACCGGCCAGCCAGGTGGCGCTTGTGGGTGACCGGCTATTCACCGATGTGATCGCCGGCAACCGACTGGGCCTGTTCACCGTGCTGGTGAAGCCCATCGATCCGGAGGGGCGCCCCTGCCAGCGGGATCGACTGCAAAGATTCGAACTGCGCATGGCCGCCCTGATCGGCACTGGCCTGGGCTGA
- a CDS encoding DUF3727 domain-containing protein produces the protein MTNDSSANDASSMDNSGDVPTLLVSDTRGRQLLCFLEQLIPLDGHDYVLLTPVDTPVCLFRLEDDADPELIDTIDATEPILSVADVVLQEHDLTLVRSAVTLTVSGELDEPEPDELSDEEDDEDDTESYELLVSFLVDEEEYGLYIPLDPFFVVARIDGNGALLVEGEEFDRVQPRIEAELAEREGEGDF, from the coding sequence ATGACAAACGACAGTTCGGCGAACGACGCTTCATCCATGGACAATTCCGGTGATGTGCCAACTCTTTTAGTGAGCGATACCAGGGGGCGCCAACTGCTCTGCTTCCTGGAGCAATTGATCCCCCTCGATGGCCACGACTACGTACTGCTAACGCCGGTAGACACCCCGGTTTGCCTGTTTCGCCTCGAAGACGATGCGGATCCCGAGTTGATTGACACGATTGATGCCACCGAACCGATCCTGTCGGTGGCCGATGTGGTGCTGCAGGAGCACGACCTGACCCTGGTGCGTTCAGCCGTGACCCTCACCGTCAGCGGTGAACTGGACGAACCCGAGCCCGACGAACTCAGCGACGAAGAAGACGATGAGGACGACACCGAAAGCTACGAACTACTCGTGAGCTTCCTGGTCGACGAGGAGGAATACGGCCTCTACATCCCCCTGGATCCCTTCTTCGTGGTCGCCCGGATTGATGGCAATGGTGCCCTGCTGGTCGAAGGCGAGGAATTTGATCGGGTGCAACCCCGCATCGAAGCCGAATTAGCTGAGCGGGAGGGGGAGGGGGATTTCTGA
- the ruvX gene encoding Holliday junction resolvase RuvX codes for MPNKSEPCSALALDVGRRRIGLAGCDPLGLTVTPLAPLARGKFAADLLRLERLVQQRRVRALVVGLPLDSAGQLTEQALHCHRYGQRLASHFALPLAWVNEHSSSWAAAERHGLHGDRSGALDSAAAALLLEQWLADGPAAMLVADIRGTTPAPDPS; via the coding sequence ATGCCCAATAAATCCGAGCCCTGTTCCGCCCTTGCCCTCGACGTGGGCCGCAGGCGCATTGGCCTGGCTGGCTGCGATCCCCTCGGCCTGACCGTGACACCCCTGGCGCCCCTGGCCCGGGGAAAGTTTGCAGCCGACCTCCTGCGGCTAGAACGCCTGGTGCAGCAGCGGCGGGTCCGGGCCCTGGTGGTTGGCCTACCCCTCGACAGCGCCGGCCAGCTGACGGAGCAGGCCCTCCACTGCCACCGCTATGGACAGCGCCTTGCCAGCCATTTCGCCCTGCCACTGGCCTGGGTGAATGAGCACTCCAGCAGTTGGGCTGCGGCCGAGCGCCATGGTCTCCATGGCGACAGAAGCGGGGCCCTAGACAGTGCGGCGGCTGCTTTGTTACTTGAACAGTGGCTGGCCGACGGTCCGGCAGCGATGCTGGTTGCGGACATTCGCGGCACAACGCCCGCCCCTGATCCATCCTGA
- a CDS encoding F420-0:Gamma-glutamyl ligase, giving the protein MNPLLSVLLLAALALGLTLVWLELRHRLRPASPLELKAHDFSVQSSPQGVTVQGEITISNPHRRMEVMVPEIAVEPVLLGQGDLRDVIIKSRVVALHPDEETRPDNYWAAYIVKGRKSTRARIEIQLSTDPGLSLERLVDSLWLDLHWINYGPFGRLNRRDGWLVPLRQPETINAASAQWRKGDNCQVLPLRTHLLGVLDSPGEVLSRYASDLIQPGDVLTIGETPLAVMQGRYHHPATVEPSALARLLCRVFHPTSSLATACGLQSLIDVEGPARVLGAWLIGTALKALGSKGWFYRLAGDQARLIDDITGTTPPYDQTIVLGPEQPAAFCAEMARALGVAVAVVDVNDLGRVKVLAASPGCDEALLQRALRPNPAGNANERTPLVLVRP; this is encoded by the coding sequence CTGAACCCCCTGCTTTCGGTCCTCCTCCTGGCCGCCCTGGCCCTGGGCCTGACCCTGGTGTGGCTGGAGCTACGCCATCGGCTGCGGCCCGCCTCGCCACTGGAGCTGAAGGCCCACGATTTCAGCGTTCAATCCAGCCCCCAGGGGGTCACGGTGCAGGGCGAAATCACGATCAGCAACCCCCATCGACGGATGGAGGTGATGGTGCCTGAGATAGCAGTGGAGCCCGTGCTGCTTGGCCAGGGTGATCTGCGTGATGTGATTATCAAAAGCCGGGTTGTGGCCCTCCACCCCGACGAGGAAACACGGCCCGACAATTACTGGGCGGCCTACATCGTTAAGGGCCGCAAAAGCACCAGGGCCAGGATCGAGATCCAGCTCAGCACAGATCCAGGCCTATCCCTGGAGCGCCTCGTAGACAGCCTCTGGCTAGATCTCCACTGGATCAACTACGGACCATTCGGCCGACTGAATCGCCGGGATGGCTGGCTTGTGCCCCTGCGCCAGCCCGAAACCATCAATGCCGCCAGCGCCCAATGGCGCAAAGGCGATAACTGCCAGGTTCTGCCCCTGCGTACCCACCTGCTTGGCGTACTCGACAGCCCTGGGGAAGTTTTGAGCCGTTACGCCAGCGACCTGATCCAGCCAGGGGATGTCCTCACGATTGGTGAAACCCCCCTTGCCGTGATGCAGGGCCGCTACCACCACCCTGCCACCGTGGAGCCCTCGGCCCTGGCCCGCCTGCTTTGCCGGGTGTTCCACCCCACCAGCAGCCTGGCCACCGCCTGCGGACTGCAGAGCCTGATCGACGTGGAAGGGCCTGCCAGGGTGCTTGGGGCCTGGTTAATAGGCACAGCCCTGAAGGCCCTGGGATCCAAGGGCTGGTTCTACCGCTTGGCCGGAGACCAGGCCCGCCTGATCGACGACATCACCGGCACCACTCCCCCCTACGACCAGACGATTGTCCTTGGACCAGAACAGCCCGCCGCCTTCTGCGCTGAGATGGCCCGGGCCCTGGGCGTGGCCGTGGCCGTGGTTGACGTAAACGACCTGGGCCGGGTCAAGGTTCTGGCCGCCAGCCCCGGCTGCGATGAGGCCCTGCTGCAGCGGGCCCTGCGCCCAAATCCGGCCGGAAACGCCAACGAACGCACACCCCTGGTGCTGGTGCGCCCATAG
- the fumC gene encoding class II fumarate hydratase, translating to MAGLGPDGGMRRETDSMGAIEVPSKHYWGAQTQRSIHFFPFGQLMPLEVVHAFGQLKAACAEVNRDKGKLSAEICALIVAASEEVAGGKLDREFPLKVWQTGSGTQTNMNANEVIANRAIEASGGVLGSKSPVHPNDHVNLSQSSNDTFPAALHVAVAIELERSLIPAVEALRAVLAVKAEAFASIIKIGRTHLQDAVPLSLGQEFGGYGAQLDMGLGTLRHSLPQLYQLAIGGTAVGTGLNAPSGFGEAVAARLAERIGLPFTSAPNKFQALAGQEALAATHGALTVLAGSLMKIANDVRWLGSGPRCGLGELVIPENEPGSSIMPGKVNPTQCESLTMVAVQVIGNNSAVQTAASQGNFELNVFKPLIAHNVLESIELLTGACEGFRAFCLEGLEADISRIERLLNQSLMLVTALTPAIGYDRACGIAKHAHKHGLSLKEAALVLGEISAGEFDQWVKPELMV from the coding sequence ATGGCTGGGTTGGGGCCCGATGGCGGCATGCGGCGCGAAACAGACAGCATGGGGGCCATTGAGGTGCCCTCAAAGCACTACTGGGGCGCCCAAACCCAACGCTCGATCCACTTTTTTCCCTTCGGCCAGCTGATGCCCCTGGAGGTGGTGCATGCCTTCGGCCAGCTAAAGGCGGCCTGCGCCGAGGTGAATCGCGATAAGGGCAAGCTCAGCGCGGAAATTTGTGCCCTGATTGTGGCCGCCTCAGAAGAGGTGGCGGGCGGAAAACTGGATCGGGAGTTTCCCCTGAAGGTGTGGCAGACGGGCTCTGGCACCCAAACAAACATGAACGCCAACGAGGTGATCGCCAACCGGGCGATCGAGGCCTCCGGGGGCGTGCTGGGCAGCAAGAGCCCCGTGCACCCCAACGACCATGTGAACCTGAGCCAATCGAGCAACGACACCTTTCCGGCCGCCCTGCATGTGGCCGTGGCGATCGAGCTGGAACGCAGCCTCATCCCGGCGGTGGAAGCCCTACGGGCTGTCCTGGCCGTCAAGGCGGAGGCCTTTGCTTCGATCATCAAGATCGGCCGCACCCACCTGCAGGATGCCGTGCCCCTGAGCCTGGGCCAGGAATTCGGCGGCTATGGGGCCCAACTGGATATGGGCCTTGGGACCCTGCGCCACTCCCTGCCGCAGCTCTACCAGCTGGCCATTGGGGGCACGGCCGTAGGCACCGGTCTCAATGCCCCAAGCGGCTTTGGAGAGGCGGTGGCGGCAAGGCTGGCCGAACGGATTGGACTGCCCTTCACCAGTGCACCAAATAAGTTTCAGGCCCTAGCCGGTCAAGAGGCCCTGGCCGCCACCCACGGGGCCCTGACGGTGCTGGCCGGCTCCTTGATGAAGATCGCCAACGATGTGCGCTGGCTCGGTAGCGGACCCCGCTGCGGCCTCGGCGAACTGGTAATCCCGGAGAACGAGCCGGGCTCCTCGATCATGCCGGGCAAGGTCAATCCCACCCAGTGCGAAAGCCTGACCATGGTGGCCGTGCAGGTGATTGGCAACAACAGTGCTGTTCAAACAGCAGCCAGCCAGGGCAATTTTGAGCTCAACGTTTTTAAACCCCTGATCGCCCACAACGTGCTGGAGAGCATCGAGCTGCTGACTGGCGCCTGCGAAGGCTTTAGGGCCTTTTGCCTAGAGGGATTGGAAGCGGATATTTCAAGAATCGAACGGCTGCTCAACCAGAGCTTGATGCTGGTGACTGCCCTAACCCCGGCCATTGGCTACGACCGGGCCTGCGGCATTGCCAAGCATGCCCATAAACACGGGCTGAGCCTCAAGGAGGCCGCCCTGGTGCTGGGCGAAATCAGTGCCGGGGAATTTGACCAGTGGGTAAAGCCTGAGCTGATGGTCTGA
- a CDS encoding thylakoid membrane photosystem I accumulation factor, protein MNLLPNLGWWLPRALLALIIAFQVWGSQPALAALTTNSYDGNIYALYAGNGSLVPPRSSLAQAMADQRPAVVVYYLDDDAESKQFSPVVSELQRLWGNSIELIPLVTDPLQNRPELGPTDPAHHWKGQIPQVVVFDGQGKVRFDASGQVDVDSINGVVSEITGIALPEGGTNSSTVSFNELNSEVVSR, encoded by the coding sequence TTGAACCTGTTGCCCAACCTGGGTTGGTGGCTGCCAAGGGCCCTGCTGGCCCTAATCATTGCTTTTCAGGTTTGGGGTTCCCAGCCCGCCCTGGCTGCCCTCACCACCAACAGCTACGACGGCAACATTTACGCCCTTTATGCCGGCAACGGCTCCCTGGTGCCCCCCCGCAGCAGCCTGGCCCAGGCCATGGCCGACCAGCGGCCAGCGGTGGTGGTCTACTACCTCGACGACGATGCCGAGAGCAAGCAATTTTCCCCGGTTGTCTCGGAACTGCAGCGCCTATGGGGCAATAGCATCGAGTTGATACCCCTGGTCACCGACCCACTCCAGAACCGGCCCGAGCTGGGCCCCACTGATCCTGCCCACCACTGGAAAGGCCAAATACCCCAGGTGGTCGTATTCGATGGCCAGGGCAAGGTGCGCTTCGACGCCAGTGGCCAGGTGGATGTGGACAGCATCAATGGGGTAGTCAGCGAGATCACCGGCATTGCCCTGCCCGAGGGGGGCACAAACAGCAGCACCGTGAGCTTCAACGAACTCAACTCCGAAGTGGTGAGCAGATGA